CGTTCCTTCCTAGTGGCTGTATTACATGCTCATTAGGTAGTATTTTGTAAGAGTTCACGAGGGGCGCCCAAATGGGCGTCCCTTTTCTTGTCATTAACCAGCCCGGGTGTATTTGAATATCTAATCTCATTGTTTTAGGCTTTTTTCTTAGAGCGCACGGGTTTACCTGTCGACGGAGAGTATCGGCCGTAGCCTACTGCATATCTGAATATTTTATGATAGAGGCTTTTGTTTGGAAGGGAAGAGAATACCTTGATTGCTGGTCTCGTATTAACCTCAAGAATCCACGGATAATTTTGCTGATCCAGTCCCACATCTAATCCGATTTCCCTTAAACGTGGGTATTTTTTTTGCAACTGCCAGGCTACCCGTTCGCCCATTTTCGATAATTTTTGCTCCAGTCGTACAGCTTCCTTTACATCCATATATGGAGCGACCAGCTCATTGAAAAAGCGTGTTGTCCCACCGCTGTGATGATTGGTGACGACTTTGTCAGGAGCAGCTACGCGTCCTACAATAAGTGTTGTTTCCCATTGGTGTCTCAAGTTCATCTGGGTTAATACCCTCAGATCGAAGGGGCGTTCTTCATGCTGAAGAAGTGGAATTCCACGTTGGATCAGATATGGACGTTTTCGTATGCGGGAAGAAACCACTCTGTGCAGATCTTCTAGACTTTCGAAGGTGAAAATGTCTACTTCATAGCGAAGCACATACCAAGTTCTCTCTTCGATGATTCCTTCTTCTGTCGGCGGGAGCGGCTCTGTCAGCCTCTCTGCCCGCATAACCCCTTTTCCATAAGTACCGTTATCCGGCTTAATATAGACAGTACCATACACGGCCAACATTTCGTTTAAGTGATCAAATGTGTACAACCGTGTTTCCGGTACATAAGCAGCCAATGTCGGATTGGGGAGAATGGCATTTGTTTTGGTCCACTTACTGGATACTCGTTGAATAGACAAGTAATCTCATCCCTTTCTTTTCGAAATATGAGTCATGTACTTGGAATCCGCAACACTTTAACAAAACAAGGGAAACTAAAGGACAAGCGCGTAAAACAATGATATAATAGAGAAATACGGCGTTTTTCGGAATTTTGCTAATTGAACCCTGACCGTATACGTATTGTATGTGGAAAAGGCCCTTATGGTGGGGGCTAATCCCCAGCTCTGGGGAATTTGTTATAATCAGGGCTTGTGAGTTGTACAAGAGAATAGCGATCTGCTACAGGCAGAAAGAGAATGACGAGGGATTTACGCTGTAAAGAGGACAGATGCGTTTAATTGTGCTCTTTTTGTGAAAGTAATATAATTATACAGATGAGGATTTCAGCCAAAATCCTGCGCAGAGAGCGGAGTGTATAGGCAGTATCTTGTTAGGCTTTTCACATAGAGAGCATTGTATTGAAGGATAAGAAGGAGGACCAGCATGGCGGATCAAAATAACTCGCAAATCATCAATAGGGATATCGGAGTGGAAATGCGCGAATCCTTTATGGATTATGCCATGAGTATTATTGTTAGCCGTGCCTTGCCTGATGTGCGGGACGGACTGAAGCCGGTACACCGTCGTATTTTGTATGCGATGTCCGAGCTAGGCATGTCGCCAGATAAGCCTTACAAAAAATCGGCAAGAATCGTCGGCGAAGTTATCGGTAAATATCACCCTCATGGTGATACGGCTGTATATGATACGATGGTGCGGATGGCGCAGGATTTTTCCTTGCGTTACATGTTGGTGGATGGACACGGTAACTTTGGCTCCGTGGATGGAGATATGGCCGCTGCGATGCGTTACACCGAAGCACGGTTGTCCAAGATTGCCATGGAAATGCTACGTGATTTGAACAAAGAGACCGTTGATTTTATGCCGAACTACGATGGTGAAGAGAGCGAGCCTGTCGTATTACCAGCACGTTATCCTAACTTGCTGGTGAATGGGGTCGGCGGGATTGCAGTCGGGATGGCTACCAATATTCCTCCGCATAACTTGGGAGAGGTTATCGATGGTGTACAAGCACTGATCGAAAACCCTGACATTACGCCGATGGAACTTATGGATTATATTCAAGGACCGGATTTCCCGACAGCAGGTTATATTTTAGGACGCTCTGGTATCCGTCAGGCGTATCAGACGGGCCGCGGATCTGTGACCATGCGTGCAAAGACCACCATAGAAGAGATCGGCAATAAAGCACGGATTATCGTGCATGAGCTGCCTTACCAAGTGAATAAGGCTCGCCTTGTTGAGAAAATTGCCGAATTAGTACGTGACAAACGTATTGAAGGCATTACGGATCTTCGTGATGAATCGGACCGTACGGGTATGCGTGTCGTTATTGAGTTGCGTAGAGATGTGAACCCGAATGTCGTTCTGAATAATTTGTTTAAACATACAGCTATGCAGTCGAATTTCGGTATTAATATGCTTGCCATTGTAAACAACGAACCGAAGATTCTAAACCTGAAGGATGTCTTGTATCATTATCTCAAACATCAGGTCGAAGTTATTCGTCGCCGGACAGAATTTGATCTGAAGAAGGCCGAAGCTAGAGCACACATTCTGGAAGGCTTGCGCATTGCTCTTGACCATCTGGACGAAGTTATTGCCTTGATTCGTTCTTCCCAAACTGCAGAAGCAGCTCGTGAAGGACTGATTGAGCGTTTCTCGCTCACTCTTGAGCAGTCTCAGGCTATTCTCGATATGCGTCTGCAACGTTTAACCGGTTTGGAACGTGAGAAGATTGAGAACGAATATAACGAGCTAATACAAAAGATTGCGGAATACCGTGAGATTTTGGCGAACGAACATCTGGTACTCAACATCATTAGCGAAGAGCTGAATGAACTTAAAGGGCGTTTCGCTGATGAACGTCGCACTGAAATTACAGTGGGTGAAGAGAGTATTCTGGATGAGGATCTCATTCCGCGTGAAGATGTTATTATTACTGTAACCCATACGGGATATATCA
The Paenibacillus peoriae DNA segment above includes these coding regions:
- a CDS encoding YheC/YheD family protein, with the translated sequence MSIQRVSSKWTKTNAILPNPTLAAYVPETRLYTFDHLNEMLAVYGTVYIKPDNGTYGKGVMRAERLTEPLPPTEEGIIEERTWYVLRYEVDIFTFESLEDLHRVVSSRIRKRPYLIQRGIPLLQHEERPFDLRVLTQMNLRHQWETTLIVGRVAAPDKVVTNHHSGGTTRFFNELVAPYMDVKEAVRLEQKLSKMGERVAWQLQKKYPRLREIGLDVGLDQQNYPWILEVNTRPAIKVFSSLPNKSLYHKIFRYAVGYGRYSPSTGKPVRSKKKA
- the gyrA gene encoding DNA gyrase subunit A → MADQNNSQIINRDIGVEMRESFMDYAMSIIVSRALPDVRDGLKPVHRRILYAMSELGMSPDKPYKKSARIVGEVIGKYHPHGDTAVYDTMVRMAQDFSLRYMLVDGHGNFGSVDGDMAAAMRYTEARLSKIAMEMLRDLNKETVDFMPNYDGEESEPVVLPARYPNLLVNGVGGIAVGMATNIPPHNLGEVIDGVQALIENPDITPMELMDYIQGPDFPTAGYILGRSGIRQAYQTGRGSVTMRAKTTIEEIGNKARIIVHELPYQVNKARLVEKIAELVRDKRIEGITDLRDESDRTGMRVVIELRRDVNPNVVLNNLFKHTAMQSNFGINMLAIVNNEPKILNLKDVLYHYLKHQVEVIRRRTEFDLKKAEARAHILEGLRIALDHLDEVIALIRSSQTAEAAREGLIERFSLTLEQSQAILDMRLQRLTGLEREKIENEYNELIQKIAEYREILANEHLVLNIISEELNELKGRFADERRTEITVGEESILDEDLIPREDVIITVTHTGYIKRLPVTTYRSQKRGGRGVVGMDTKDEDFVEHLFITNSHHHLLFFTDKGKVYRIKAYEIPDLSRTARGTPIINLIQIEQGESINAVIPIEEFVEDSYLFFATQHGIIKKTPLDDYANIRKGGLIAINLREDDALIEVKLTDGQQEMIIGTAQGMSIRFPESDVRSMGRSATGVKGINLDESDAVIGMDIVDTSLDILIVTAKGYGKRTPVMDYRIQSRGGKGIKTINVTEKNGPVVGLKVVKTEEDLMIITASGTLIRTSMGEISTMGRNTQGVRLINIRDDDSVATVCRANKNEEQDELLEELLEGGEAGEGSSLSSVEPTLETNTEDTEGNDPESSEGE